In Balaenoptera ricei isolate mBalRic1 chromosome 7, mBalRic1.hap2, whole genome shotgun sequence, a single window of DNA contains:
- the STK16 gene encoding serine/threonine-protein kinase 16 isoform X1: protein MGHALCVCSRGTVIIDNKRYLFIQKLGEGGFSYVDLVEGLHDGQFYALKRILCHEQQDREEAQREADMHRLFHHPSILHLVAYCLRERGTKHEAWLLLPFFKRGTLWDEIEKLKDKGNFLTEEQILRLLLSICRGLEAIHAKGYAHRDLKPTNILLGDEGQPVLMDLGSMSQACIHVESSRQALALQDWAAQRCTISYRAPELFSVQSHCVIDERTDVWSLGCVLYAMMFGEGPYDMVFQKGDSVALAVQNQLSIPQSPRHSSALRQLLTLMMTVDPQQRPHIPFLLSQLEALQPPAQSQHTTQI from the exons TGGGTTCAGCTATGTGGACCTAGTGGAGGGGTTACATGATGGACAGTTCTACGCCCTGAAGCGAATCCTGTGTCATGAGCAGCAGGACCGGGAGGAGGCCCAACGAGAAGCAGACATGCATCGCCTCTTCCATCACCCCAGCATCCTTCACCTTGTGGCTTATTGTCTGAGGGAACGAGGCACTAAACATGAGGCCTGGCTGCTGCTACCCTTCTTCAAG AGAGGTACGCTATGGGACGAGATAGAAAAGCTGAAGGACAAAGGCAACTTCTTGACTGAAGAGCAAATCCTTCGGCTGCTGCTGAGTATCTGCAGAGGCCTTGAGGCTATTCATGCCAAGGGTTATGCCCACAG GGACCTGAAACCCACCAATATCTTGCTTGGAGATGAGGGGCAGCCAGTTTTAATGGACTTGGGTTCCATGAGTCAAGCATGCATCCACGTGGAGAGCTCCCGCCAGGCTCTGGCCCTCCAG GACTGGGCAGCCCAGCGGTGCACCATCTCCTACCGGGCCCCGGAGCTCTTTTCCGTGCAGAGCCACTGTGTCATCGATGAGCGGACTGATGTCTGG TCCCTAGGCTGTGTGCTATATGCCATGATGTTTGGGGAAGGCCCTTATGACATGGTGTTCCAGAAGGGTGACAGTGTGGCCCTTGCTGTGCAGAACCAACTAAGCATCCCGCAGAGCCCCAG GCATTCTTCAGCCTTGCGGCAGCTGCTGACCTTAATGATGACTGTGGACCCCCAGCAGCGCCCTCACATTCCTTTCCTCCTGAGTCAGTTGGAGGCACTGCAGCCCCCGGCTCAGAGCCAGCACACTACCCAAATCTGA